AAACACCCGTGAACTTCGTGGTCCGAGCCCTGGGCGATCGCGCTATGTCGTTGGCTCCATCGCTGAGATCCTAAATCGGGAGACAACCGGCGTACACGGCCATCACGATGAATGGCCAAAACATCAAATGGGTCCGTGGTCTCGTCTTCAGTATCCAACCCCGGAACAATGCCAACAAACATTGTCGGGCTATTCGAATCGTCCACGGTGTAGGTCGAGGACGAAATGACGGGTGCACTAGTTCCACCCGCACCACCCTCTTCAGTGAATGCCTTGATATCTTTTTTCACCGCAACGAATGTCTGTCTCTTCACACCATTGGCGAGCTTCCTGCGCAACGAGCATGGGGGGCAAGAAAACGACGATTTCGGAGGAACTGCGTACGAGGTGACCAATTTGGGGTTTTGAATCTAGATTGTCACTTAGTATTTGACTATTTGACTCGTCGCAGCAGCGCACATACGTTGTAAATATTAACAGCTTCACcatcgacagcgacagcaacCTCATAtctcttgcgcttctttgcATTGGCAAGGCTGTAGACCTCACTGATGTGAGTTTTGCCTGTCGAAGCGTGCAGTGGGCGCGGTAATTGCGCCAGCACAGACGGCGGTTGTAAATCCATGGCGAGCGAAGTTGGACGAACAAACTATGGCAACCAGAGCACTGTTGTCGCTACTCTGCAGAAATCCATTCTGGGTCGCATCTCGAAAAATTTCCGGTCATTCAATGTTCCGGGCCGACGCTATCTAAAAGCGGACTAGTTTTATGCTATGTCATATCGGGTATAGTATGTATACTTACGGTAAATGACGTACGGCCAAAGTGGAGCTTGGCGGTCTTCGATACGCGCTTCTGCGCGTTGACTTTCGTGTCTCTATTATGCCCATCTCGACTTGGGCGGCCAACTTTGCCGGCATTCGAGCTCTAACGCAACCAAACTTCTTCGGTACCCTGTTTTAGTCCCTTTCCCTTGCCTACTATTAGGCGATGAGCGTTCGTTCTTTCGTGGGCACTTAACCAATGGCCATGGGGCAAACAGAAGAGCGCGCGATACATCCGTTCTTCAGAAAAGGTCATTATGATTTCTCAACTTGCGTATGGACAAGTGCTTATCAATGCAGACTTTGGAGTACCGACAATCCTTCCACCCGTTGACAATGGCCTTCCTCCTACCGATTTACACGAGTGCAACGGATCACCTGTCTCACAAACACCCTCCGTAGCTACTGCACTTGACCACGACCCCAATGCGGAACGAAGAAAACGACGAAGGACGGACACGAATTCCGCTGCGGCTGATGACATTATAACGACTCCCAATAACGTCCATAATTCCGCTGAAACTGAAGTTGCAGCTCCCCCTGTGCAAACTCAAGGCAACTGTATCTCGGTCCAGGTTCTCGCTCCGTCAGAGCAaggacaacaccaacagccatTGGCTAGCAATACAAACCCTACGCCTAGTGAATCCaagcagaagaaacaaaaggtGATCAAATTAAATGCGAATGGGAGGCTTCTCAGTTCTCCGGTAGCCGACAGGTTTACCGATAAGTCAAAAATGAAGGGCAACAAACGTGGGAAAACAGGTCCGAAAAATACAGAGAATCCGAAGAGCAAACTCGTGGTTATCAAGTACATCAATAAGGAAGGGGTATCCGAAAGTCTGGGCCAGCAAATTAGCGAAATTATCAATGGGCAACGAAAGCATGTTGCTTCCAGTCGGGCTCCTCCTCCGGCCAATTCCGCATCGAAACTTACTCCCAAACAGCCAGCTAAGCCAACGCATCCATTCTTTATGAAGAAACCCCTACACAAAACGGATATCTCATCTCAGCAACTACCATGTCAAAATCCAATCACAACCCCTTCCGAAGACGGATCGACGAGCATAACTGAGCGACCCCCTTCACGGCCGATGTCGAAGCCACTCCTTTCTTTCAAACATGCGTTTTCCAAAGTGCCGGAACCTATGCACCCACTTTGGCCTCCTCTCGGCCTAACCCATGTTCGAGAGCTTAGCGGCGAACTCGATTCACAAGACGACGGAACTTCTTTCGAAACAGACCGCAGGAAGTCAAAGTTGCCTGCTGTTCAGGTAAATGACGAAGATAGTGTGCTTTCGTCTATCATACACTCCACTCGGGTCGTTGATCCTGTTTTGAGGCATCCATCTAAACATATCATCAGTGGACGGGCTTTACAAGCCGAAATATCCAAACGGCTAACAACGCAGCGCGATGCGTCCAATCCAAATATGGTGCCATCTCATGGCCCCTCTCATCCGGCAATTGCTAAGCTATATGCGTCTCTCCCGACAGCGACTGCTGCATTCGACCGTGGAAATTACGAAACGCAGGCCTGGGCGCAAAAGTATGCACCGACCTCTGCCCAACAAGTTCTCTGCGCAACTAAGGAGGCGCTTATGCTGCGTGATTGGCTTAAGCACCTAATTGTCTTAAGCGTTGAAACGAGTAACTCCTCGAAGGGTAATGAGAAAGCAAAACGGAAAGAGGAGAACAAGCGCAAAAGACGGAAGAAGTCGGACAAGCTAGAGGGCTTCATAGTATCCAGTGATGACGAGGCTTCTCAGATGGGTGAAATTTCCGGATCCGACGATGAATTGGCCGGTGATGTGACAGTCTCGAGCAAACGAACCGTCATTCGTACGGGGGATCTCACGTTCAATCTGAGATCTAATGAACGAGGCCGTATGACAAATGCCATCCTTCTGAGCGGCCCTCCAGGGTGTGGGAAAACAGCATCGGTCTACGCAGTGGCGAAAGAGATGGATTTTGAGGTTTTCGAAATCAATGCAGGCCACCGCCGCAGTGCGAAATATATCCTGGATCGGATCGGTGACATGACTCAAAACCACCTTGTCCATAATGTACATGGCAATGGAAGTCCCATGGGCAGCCAGGCTTCCACCACAGATCCGGACGCTGGTGGGCTAGAAGACGGAAAACAGAACAAGCTGATGGGCTTCTTCAAGCCTAACTCAACTACTACCACAAGCAAAAGCCCCAAGGCACAAGCTCCCGCGAAGGAAGTTGACATGAAACAAAGCCGAAATCAAAAACAGTCGCTAATCCTTTTAGAGGAAGCGGACATTTTATTTGAAGAAGACAAGCAGTTCTGGTCGGGGGTTCTTACTCTCATAAACCAGTCGAAGCGTCCAATAATTATAACCTGTAACGATGAGAAACTCGTACCCCTCGACGATATATCCTTCCATGCAATACTACGGTACAGAGCTCCCTCACTGGAATTAGCCGTTGACTACCTTCTTCTCGTGGCTGCAAACGAAGGCCACATCCTCAAGCGAACAGTGGTTGAAAAGCTCTATCTGAGCACCGGTAACGACCTTCGGCGATCTGTTACGGAGTTGAACTACTGGTGTCAAATGGCCGTGGGTAGCGAGAAATCTGGCATTGATTGGATTATCGACCGGTGGCCACAAGGTAGAGACCTCGATTCAAATGGCGACAAGTTGCGGGTGCTTAGCGAAAATACATATGATGACTGCATGGGTTGGTTCAGCCGCGATGTTCTGACCGGCACTGGTTTAACGACTGAGACCGAGCTTCGGCAGGAAGCGCTCCATTGGTGGCAATTGAGCTTACAAGAGGCTGATAGTATGGAGGATATACAGCACCAACCTCTTCTAGAAACTAGCCCAAACGCTTCAAAACTTGAACTTCTGGAAAGCTTGCGCTTCCAGTCTGACTATATGGAATCACGGAGTGTGCTAGACCTTTTTGCTGCCACTTCCTCTCTCGATACAGGGATGGTGAGTTCtacttctatattcttaTCCTTGTACGAAATTAACTCCCACAGGACACAATTGACGCATCTATATTTCCAATATCGGAAAAGCAGAGGCTCAATTATGCCGAAGGCTACCGGCTACTACAAGCCGATCATGTCCCCGATTATACAACGCTAACCGCGGAAGTTGGGAGTACCTTCGAGGCTCTTCTCGGAAGGGTATTCCGGCAGAGTCGAGAAGTTGAATCAAAAGAAGCACTGGAAAATAAAGCGTTGGCATCCGTTTCCAAACAGAAAGCAGCTCAGCATCCACAGCAGG
Above is a window of Aspergillus puulaauensis MK2 DNA, chromosome 2, nearly complete sequence DNA encoding:
- a CDS encoding uncharacterized protein (COG:O;~EggNog:ENOG410QDMT;~InterPro:IPR027417,IPR003593,IPR003959;~PFAM:PF00004;~go_function: GO:0005524 - ATP binding [Evidence IEA];~go_function: GO:0016887 - ATPase activity [Evidence IEA]) translates to MAMGQTEERAIHPFFRKDFGVPTILPPVDNGLPPTDLHECNGSPVSQTPSVATALDHDPNAERRKRRRTDTNSAAADDIITTPNNVHNSAETEVAAPPVQTQGNCISVQVLAPSEQGQHQQPLASNTNPTPSESKQKKQKVIKLNANGRLLSSPVADRFTDKSKMKGNKRGKTGPKNTENPKSKLVVIKYINKEGVSESLGQQISEIINGQRKHVASSRAPPPANSASKLTPKQPAKPTHPFFMKKPLHKTDISSQQLPCQNPITTPSEDGSTSITERPPSRPMSKPLLSFKHAFSKVPEPMHPLWPPLGLTHVRELSGELDSQDDGTSFETDRRKSKLPAVQVNDEDSVLSSIIHSTRVVDPVLRHPSKHIISGRALQAEISKRLTTQRDASNPNMVPSHGPSHPAIAKLYASLPTATAAFDRGNYETQAWAQKYAPTSAQQVLCATKEALMLRDWLKHLIVLSVETSNSSKGNEKAKRKEENKRKRRKKSDKLEGFIVSSDDEASQMGEISGSDDELAGDVTVSSKRTVIRTGDLTFNLRSNERGRMTNAILLSGPPGCGKTASVYAVAKEMDFEVFEINAGHRRSAKYILDRIGDMTQNHLVHNVHGNGSPMGSQASTTDPDAGGLEDGKQNKLMGFFKPNSTTTTSKSPKAQAPAKEVDMKQSRNQKQSLILLEEADILFEEDKQFWSGVLTLINQSKRPIIITCNDEKLVPLDDISFHAILRYRAPSLELAVDYLLLVAANEGHILKRTVVEKLYLSTGNDLRRSVTELNYWCQMAVGSEKSGIDWIIDRWPQGRDLDSNGDKLRVLSENTYDDCMGWFSRDVLTGTGLTTETELRQEALHWWQLSLQEADSMEDIQHQPLLETSPNASKLELLESLRFQSDYMESRSVLDLFAATSSLDTGMDTIDASIFPISEKQRLNYAEGYRLLQADHVPDYTTLTAEVGSTFEALLGRVFRQSREVESKEALENKALASVSKQKAAQHPQQEILEALAPAMKPDHGDSPANGGAELSFEHGQRSIAEDLSPYIRAIVAFDLRLEQYRRELNRLLSGNERGTKRMRTTRASRAALEGGSKAETRKERWFSPAVNVHRVMATGKPEWQDLLVQNGYFTVPLAKEQTFREDSEPISGSATDGSI